From Vitis vinifera cultivar Pinot Noir 40024 chromosome 3, ASM3070453v1, the proteins below share one genomic window:
- the LOC100253703 gene encoding rac-like GTP-binding protein 5, whose protein sequence is MSASRFIKCVTVGDGAVGKTCMLISYTSNTFPTDYVPTVFDNFSANVVVDGSTVNLGLWDTAGQEDYNRLRPLSYRGADVFLLAFSLISKASYENVAKKWIPELRHYAPGVPIILVGTKLDLRDDKQFFIDHPGAVPITTAQGEELRKLIGAPAYIECSSKTQQNVKAVFDAAIKVVLQPPKQKKRKKRKAQKACSIL, encoded by the exons ATGAGTGCTTCAAGGTTCATTAAGTGCGTCACTGTCGGTGACGGCGCCGTCGGCAAGACTTGCATGCTTATCTCCTACACCAGCAACACTTTCCCCACG GATTATGTGCCAACTGTATTTGACAATTTCAGTGCAAATGTTGTGGTGGATGGGAGCACTGTTAATCTAGGGTTGTGGGATACTGCAG GCCAGGAGGATTACAATAGGTTGAGACCTTTGAGCTACCGTGGTGCAGATGTCTTTCTGCTTGCTTTCTCCCTCATTAGCAAGGCTAGCTATGAAAATGTTGCCAAGAAA TGGATTCCTGAGTTGAGGCATTATGCACCCGGTGTTCCAATAATTCTTGTCGGGACAAAGCTTG ATCTTCGAGATGAtaagcagttcttcatagatcACCCTGGTGCAGTGCCCATTACCACAGCTCAG GGAGAGGAACTGAGAAAGCTGATTGGAGCTCCTGCTTACATTGAATGTAGTTCAAAAACACAGCAG AACGTGAAGGCTGTCTTTGATGCGGCCATTAAGGTGGTTCTCCAGCCACCAAAgcagaagaagagaaagaagagaaaggcACAGAAAGCTTGTTCTATATTGTGA
- the LOC100248604 gene encoding ubiquitin-conjugating enzyme E2 28: MASKRIVKELKDLQRDPPTSCSAGPVAEDMFHWQATIIGPNDSPYSGGVFLVTIHFPPDYPFKPPKVAFRTKVFHPNINSNGNICLDILKEQWSPALTISKVLLSICSLLTDPNPDDPLVPEIAHLCKTDKVKYESTARSWTQKYAMG, translated from the exons ATGGCATCAAAGAGAATTGTGAAAGAGCTCAAGGACTTGCAGAGGGATCCCCCAACTTCATGCAGTGCAG GTCCCGTGGCTGAGGATATGTTCCATTGGCAGGCAACCATCATCGGTCCCAATGACAGTCCATATTCTGGTGGTGTTTTCCTTGTGACCATCCATTTCCCACCTGACTATCCTTTCAAACCTCCAAAG GTTGCCTTCCGGACCAAGGTTTTCCATCCAAACATTAACAGCAATGGAAACATCTGCTTGGACATACTCAAAGAACAATGGAGCCCTGCACTCACCATATCCAAG GTTTTACTCTCCATTTGTTCACTGCTCACTGATCCTAACCCTGATGACCCTCTTGTCCCTGAGATTGCTCATTTGTGCAAGACTGATAAAGTGAAGTACGAATCAACAGCTCGCAGCTGGACCCAGAAATATGCCATGGGATAA